In Rhizoctonia solani chromosome 6, complete sequence, the sequence CAACAGCCTCCGCGCCGTAATTGATGAAGAACGAGGCGATAGTAACTTGGGCACCAACATATACGAACTGGGCAAACCATCCAAACCAAACACGATGTTGCTACAAAGCGACCCATGGTCAGATTAAACATTTGATAAGAATTACATATCCGTACCTTAAAGATAGAATCATCAGTTTTCGAGTTTACGCCAGATACCTCCGCAGCGGCTTGTACAGCAGCCTCCAGCTCAGCTTCTGAGGTTTCAGGAAGATGGGTGAAAGTGAATAGAAGCGCAATGGATACTCCCAGCAATGCGACAGCCAGGTATACCCATTGTACGTTTGTTAGATCGTTCGCATTCTCGCCAGTAAAGAAGTATTTCGACGCAATGAATGGACCACTAAACGCCGCAACGCCATTGAAGGATTGGGATAACTGAAGACGGAATGCCGCCCCAGAGGGTTCTGTCCCGGGTAAACACGTGATGTAACTGTTAGCCGCAGTTTCCAAGGACGCGAGCCCGCAAGCGATCACTCCCGTGCACACCACTGTGGAATGTTCGATCAGATAACCTAAAATACTAATGGCGCTAGCTATGGGTGCTTACCGAACCCAGCAAAGACAGCCTTCTTGTTATCCTCTGATGCGAATTTAGCGCATGGCCAGAAGAATATCGCGCCGGTGGAATAAACTGATATAAAAAATGAGCTATATGCTATCAAGACGAATTTTAATCAACCCACAAGTCAGGCCCATGAGAATCGTAAACTTATAACTCTTCCGACGAAGGATTTCCCCAGCAATCGGTGAGAAACAGAAATATCCGAGACCAAAATATGCGACTTGAAGCCCAGTCGATTGTAATTTGGTGATGTCGAGGATGTTTTGAAAGTGTTTGTTGAGAACATCGAGCAAGCCGTACGCGAATCCCCCTGTTAATTGGTGAGCAAATTTTGCAAGTTAAACGAGTGTGTTTTTATGCTCACAGAGGAAGAACAAAGATGTGACGAGTGCGAATGGATAGACGACACTCTTAGGGGGTATTTTCTCTCTGAGGGTCAGTTTCCGACCGCCAATTGGTACGAGCACTGCTCCTGGCATTCTGTGTTGCCCTAAGTAAAGGAGGAGAGGCACAAGATTCGCGGGGGCTCCATGGGGCTCCGTATTCATATAGGGCATGCCCAAGAGAGACAGATGAGGAGTTGAAATAACTCGAGAAGGTACAGCAGAAGTGCTTCGATCCGGATGTTAGTTCCAAATAGACAAAGTGTCCGAAGTGATTAACTGAATTCTTGTCTCAGCTAGCTTCGGAGTAGAGTAAGCATAATGCTGGCAGTTCATAAAAAAGGATCCCATAAACAGATCAAATAATACCGGAGGCTTGCAACAGCTCTGTCATAGCCCGATAGCCCCAGCAGCACCACATAACTGTATATGGAGGAAAAGCGCCAAGAGAATAAACTCCATTTAGCGACATGACCCGGGATTCGTTTCCAATCGGCTAATTCAGGTCTGACGGTGTGATGGTCGAGGATGTCAAGCTACGGCAACACACGTGATTGGCTGTTTGCGGGGTCACCAGGGGTTCAAGGGCCGTATCGTATACGACATCATGAAGGACATCCCTCTTGCCTAGCCGACTAAATTATCTCGCCTCCTTTCGACAAATAAGACACCAGAAAACAGCTGGCCACTCGGGAAGCTTTCGATTGCTAGATCACCCCGCACTGGTTCATAAACTATACAGGCATTTTATATCCGACATTACTGGGAATATACAATCTGAAAGAATCTAAACACAAATTTACTGTGCCTTTTTCTCTAGTTCTTCTAATTCCTGCTTAGCTTTCTCAGCCTCAGCTGCGGCTTCATCAATAGCTCGTCGAGCTTCACGTCGTTCGCGACCTCGTGTGACCAAATACTTGGGTTCGAGATCAGCAAACAGGTATTTGCATGCGTGTTCCACCGCCCAGCATCCCATAAAATCAAGTGCCATGGTCACAGTAAGGCGGACTTGGAACTATACGGAAGATGAGCTCCAATGGCTGGCGAGGTCAAATTCAGAGAATACCTACCGAGAAAGACATCTCAACAATCTGTAGCCAACGGTTCATCTCAGGGATGATATCCATGGAACCGCCGAATGCAACTGCGCTTGCTCCCAGGAGTCCATAGTATAGAGCGGGGTTCTCACGAATACCCTCACGGAACGGACGACCCTAGATAGACGGTGAGAATCGAACCAAGAGCACGATATTGAACACTGACCTGGAAGTTGATAGCGAAAGTAGAAACCTGTTGGGACAGGCCCAGCAAGTAAATCGCTGTGTTCAGCAAGCTAGGCTTGAATTCAGCCTCGAGATCAATTTCTCCACGCCTTGCAGGTTATGCAAATCAGTACGGTGACGGTAAAACGAATAAGAAATGACCTTACTGCTCCAGACTATTGGACAATGAGGTAATATAAAGGAGCGAAACGATGTGAATGGCAAACTGGATCAAGACTGAGAGCAGGACGTAGAAATTGAAGATATTTCCAAGTGGACGCTCGCGTGACAATTTCTCCACGGGCTAGAACAGGGAAAGGGTCATTTTAGTAGACTATTTGAAATATAAAGTAAGATCTTACCTTGGCACGAGAAATGCACAAGAAACACACAGACATGAGCATTCCGTTGATCGTGATCTGGTAGTCGCCAAACTTGATTCCGTCCAAATATAAGACACTAAGACTGTACGCAGTAATCAAACAGTTCAAGGCAAGGATCTTGTACATCTGGATGGTCGCTACGAGTGTGCAACGACCTTGACGAATGATGGCAGCAACTGCAAATATAGTTCGATTTAACAATCCGAGCAAGGGATCCGAGGGTGGACTCACTTGAAGATACGTTAGACAGCTTGGAAGTGAAAGGCGCGGCGCAGGATGCATCACCAAGCTTGATCTTGGGGGGCTCATTGTCGTCATCCATTTCTGCCAATTTGCTGGTAATCGATTCCAAATCAAACTAGTAAATCACTTATTAGTACTGACGCGCATTGAAGATGTCCCATGACAAACCTTCTCCATAGGGTTCTTCTTTCGTTTATCCTGCAAATCAGCTGCGGCCTTTTGTTGTGCTGCAACGACATCCTGGTACAAATGGGCAATAGCTTGAGGAACCGGAGGAGGAGGCTGGTTGAACCTTGCAGAAATCTTGAGCTGGCTCTCGTATACCTTCTTGATCCGCTCGACACGCGCATGCTCAGCGATCTTTTGCAGGTCTTCAGGGGTACCGTCGAGAAGAGCCACACCAATATGAGCTTGCTTGAGTGCACCCACGTCATTGGTTCCATCTCCGGCCATGAGAGTTGTAAAACCGAGACCCTTGAGCGTCGTGAGGATCAGTTCCTTCTGAATCGGTGAAACACGCGCATAAACCCAAGTATTCTGAACGAGAATTGGCCAAGAGGGGGTTCGTTCGTATTGGCGCATGGCGGCACCAGTAATGCAGACATCATATTGCTCGAAAAGGGAAGCATCGAGCGGTTCCGAGGGATTAACTGGTATAATCTTAGTTTCGTCTACGGTACGCCAGACAAGGTCTAATGGAGTGTCAATCGGATGTCAAACGAAGGACATAGGGAAAACTACAAACCAGTCTCGTTGTTCGAGCCTTCTTTGACATCTAAGATCAAAGCATCGCGGTCTACAATTTCAACCTCGCGCGCGACGTGTACAGCGGTCAAAGGGTTGTCTCCGGTGATCATGATGCACTAAAATAAGAATTCTTTAATGAGAGTTTATGAGATCGACCACTCTGACTTACACGATGAGAGGAGTCGGCTAACATCTTCAGTGTCGCAATGGCATCGGGCTTGAGTGGGCAATGGAAGATAAGGAATCCAACAAAAGTAAGTTCTTTCTCAATCTCGTCCCGCTTCAGTTGAGCAACTTTGTCCAGGCCAATAGGAGCAACTTCCTTCATAGCTAACGCAAGCACGCGGCTGCCTCGACGAGTAAACCATTTGAATGTATCGTCATAGCCCCGAGGAACAATAGCCAACATTCCTTTGATGGTCTCTGGTGCACCTTTGACGGCAATGAGACTTTTGCCTCCAGCACCAATCGTGGAAATAGTGGCCATTCGCTTGAGTGCTGAACTAAATTGGAAGCGTCGTCGAATCAAGATTGTATTGGTAGGAGATGACCCTGTGAATAAAGTAGCAGTTAGTATCCGATATCTGAAGGAGGTTGACATGGATTACCCTTGTTGGGTACAACGCCATCACGACCTTTCAGGTCCCATTCCAAGGCCTTCAGTGTAGTCTGTTCCATCGGATCACCAACGACTTGGCCGTCATCCAACTTGACTAGTGCATGTGCTGCAGCCAAGCAAAGAGTTGTCTCGCGGGAAGCAGCTGTAAGCGGTACAAGCTTCAGTGGATCGGTGGGGCTGAATAACATCTAGCTCAATTGCTTTAGTCGCTTGAGAGGCATAATCACTTACTCAACGCCAGCTACACCCTCCACAACGAGATCGACAGCGGTGATAGTACCAGTCTTATCAAAACAGCATACATCCACACGACCAGCAACTGGAATACGGAAGGGCTCGGTACAAAAGATGGCTATAATAAATCAGTCAACAGTTTTATACTTGACATATAAATTAACTGACCAAATTTCGAGAGCGCTGCCAAGGAGGTGTTAACTGCCAAACTCAGTTCCATAGGTAGCTCAGGAGGAACAACGCTAGTGATGATGAGGACGCAATCGAGGAGCAACTTGGATTTCTTGAGTCCTCGCTCAATGCCTAGTCGAAGTGTCAATAACTTGCGGAATGCAAGAGATCTACAGGAGAAATTTACCTCGGACCCAAACATACCAACTGGCAGCGATGGCAAAGATAAGCAAGAATCCGATAAACAGGAAACTCTCGAAATTATTCGCGCTGACACGCTCTGTGGAGAAAATCATGGTGCGAACGAGTTGGCCCTGAGCTGTACCGAAACCAGTGCGTAATACGAGGGCGAGTGCACCACCGTCAGGGGTATTGAGCGACGGGGTCTGAGAGGATGCAACTAGGATACTCCATTAGATCCACCCAAGGTAATTTTGGGACGGACACGTACCAACTTCGCCTTCTTCTTGACCTGCCTTCAGAATTTTGGTTCCTCCGAAGAGCACACAGTTCTTGTGTTGTCCGTCAACATCAAGCCTCTCGCCTTCCTCCTTACTGAGTATCCCAAGTGACTCCTTGAGTAGAGGCGTAGACTCTCCAGACAGCATCGCTTCATTGACGATGCAAGTACCACGAAGAATTAAGGTATCAGCCGGAATCGAACGATCGGGGGTTGATTGATCCTTCTCTTTATCTTTCTCATCCTTGTCTTCGActttcttttccttggcctttCCTTCATGTTTCTTGTGTTCAGACCCGGCAGATCCGCGTGAGATAGAAATAACGTCGCCTGGCAAGAGGGTGTCGGATTGAACGATGTTCCATTTACCATCTCGGTAGCAGTAAATTGGATAAGGATCGATAGACATTGTGCGGAATTCCTTCAAAGTGCTCACGCGCTGCAATGACACGTTATTAGTGACGTGGAAGCATTGGACACGCACAGGGGCTTACCTGGAATACAACCGTGCATTCAAATACAACCAGCATGAACAGCGTAAACAAGCTGTAATACCAGTATTCGTCCAAGCACCATAGCGCGACACAGAAAATCTGGAAGACAAAGAACGGCGCGGTGGTATGTTCTCCAAAAAGTGCCAGGAAAGAAGGGATAGGGATATCGAACTCGTTTTTTCCGTAAAGTGCTGATAAGGCCTCGACGGTTCCGGCATCAGTGTTACCGCCCTTGGTTGACACAGCAGACATAAGTCCAGTAGGGTTGCCTTCAAACGAAGAAAGCAGGGGTCGATCGTTGCATGGATAAGGTAGAGGTGCAAACGCCTTTTTGTCAGAGTCATAGACGTAAGTATCCCGTTGGTACACGAATGCGAATTCCATTCTGGATGGATGTTGGGGGGATGGCTTGCGGATAAGAGGTACTATTTCGCCTTGGCCACGGTGTTCGGCGGGGACGATTCGAATACAGTCAGCTGACTCCAAAGATGATGCCTGTGTATGCTTCAGCATGGTTTGTAGCGTGTTTTATGCGGTACATACTGAGTGAGTGGTAACCCAAGCTCTAACGCCGGTGCTCCATCTCGTCGATAGAAAGCTTAGTGCGTGGCTGGCTCCAAGACCGACAGTAAATATAAAGCTCCATTCTTCGCTCTTTATCCAGTCGTCATAGCGCACATAATATGCATAAGCAAGCACCGGCCACATGCATGAAAACGGGAGCGCATATGCGTGCCATATGAACGGTACGCTACGATGAAGACTGGCACGGACTATGTCCGGGGATGTAACAACGATGTCTGGCCTGAGAATAAATTTAGTATTAATATTATCTTTGCAGGAAAAAAGAACGTACATTGTATACCAGCGTAATTAAAGTAGGATATATCACTACTTTAATGTTAACG encodes:
- a CDS encoding major facilitator superfamily transporter, with product MPGAVLVPIGGRKLTLREKIPPKSVVYPFALVTSLFFLWGFAYGLLDVLNKHFQNILDITKLQSTGLQVAYFGLGYFCFSPIAGEILRRKSYKFTILMGLTFYSTGAIFFWPCAKFASEDNKKAVFAGFVVCTGVIACGLASLETAANSYITCLPGTEPSGAAFRLQLSQSFNGVAAFSGPFIASKYFFTGENANDLTNVQWVYLAVALLGVSIALLFTFTHLPETSEAELEAAVQAAAEVSGVNSKTDDSIFKQHRVWFGWFAQFVYVGAQVTIASFFINYGAEAVGYSDAKSSNFLSYSLIMFTCGRFLGVFVLTLWPGELLVGIWATLCMVFVTCATFVHGEGGLACLMLTMFFEGPLFPCIFVMSTKNMGRHTRRASSLLISAISGGAVFPPIQGAIADKHGTRISFALCIPAFAYTAAFGFWLWVRHGAHFNLRHEKVAEVEPALEAVGRTSLHLHPHEKGGFDGSPVGQTQDVREDELKEKV
- a CDS encoding cation transporter/ATPase, amino-terminal protein, encoding MLKHTQASSLESADCIRIVPAEHRGQGEIVPLIRKPSPQHPSRMEFAFVYQRDTYVYDSDKKAFAPLPYPCNDRPLLSSFEGNPTGLMSAVSTKGGNTDAGTVEALSALYGKNEFDIPIPSFLALFGEHTTAPFFVFQIFCVALWCLDEYWYYSLFTLFMLVVFECTVVFQRVSTLKEFRTMSIDPYPIYCYRDGKWNIVQSDTLLPGDVISISRGSAGSEHKKHEGKAKEKKVEDKDEKDKEKDQSTPDRSIPADTLILRGTCIVNEAMLSGESTPLLKESLGILSKEEGERLDVDGQHKNCVLFGGTKILKAGQEEGEVVASSQTPSLNTPDGGALALVLRTGFGTAQGQLVRTMIFSTERVSANNFESFLFIGFLLIFAIAASWYVWVRGIERGLKKSKLLLDCVLIITSVVPPELPMELSLAVNTSLAALSKFAIFCTEPFRIPVAGRVDVCCFDKTGTITAVDLVVEGVAGVDPTDPLKLVPLTAASRETTLCLAAAHALVKLDDGQVVGDPMEQTTLKALEWDLKGRDGVVPNKGSSPTNTILIRRRFQFSSALKRMATISTIGAGGKSLIAVKGAPETIKGMLAIVPRGYDDTFKWFTRRGSRVLALAMKEVAPIGLDKVAQLKRDEIEKELTFVGFLIFHCPLKPDAIATLKMLADSSHRCIMITGDNPLTAVHVAREVEIVDRDALILDVKEGSNNETDLVWRTVDETKIIPVNPSEPLDASLFEQYDVCITGAAMRQYERTPSWPILVQNTWVYARVSPIQKELILTTLKGLGFTTLMAGDGTNDVGALKQAHIGVALLDGTPEDLQKIAEHARVERIKKVYESQLKISARFNQPPPPVPQAIAHLYQDVVAAQQKAAADLQDKRKKNPMEKFDLESITSKLAEMDDDNEPPKIKLGDASCAAPFTSKLSNVSSIAAIIRQGRCTLVATIQMYKILALNCLITAYSLSVLYLDGIKFGDYQITINGMLMSVCFLCISRAKPVEKLSRERPLGNIFNFYVLLSVLIQFAIHIVSLLYITSLSNSLEQRGEIDLEAEFKPSLLNTAIYLLGLSQQVSTFAINFQGRPFREGIRENPALYYGLLGASAVAFGGSMDIIPEMNRWLQIVEMSFSFQVRLTVTMALDFMGCWAVEHACKYLFADLEPKYLVTRGRERREARRAIDEAAAEAEKAKQELEELEKKAQ